The following DNA comes from Streptomyces sp. NBC_00273.
TACAAAGAGATCGTCGCCCACGCCACGTCCCGCTTCATGACCGTGGTGCCCGAGATCGACGGCCCCGGACACACCCAGGCCGCCCTGGCATCGGTGCCCGAACTCAACTGTGACGACAAGGCGAAACCCCCCTACTCCGGCTTCGACGTCGGCATCAGCCTCTACTGCCTGGAGGACAAGGAGCACACGGCCACCACGAGCAGGTTCCTGCGGACCGTCATCAAGGCGGTGGCCAGGCTCACCCCCGGTCCCTACATCCATCTCGGAGGCGACGAGACCCCCCAGGCCACCCAGGAGCAGTACGGCGCCTACGTCAAGGCTGCCACCGAGGCGACCACCGGGCGGGGCAAGACCGTGATGGGCTGGCACCAGCTCGGTCAGGCCGAGGTCCCCTCCGGCAGCATCATGCAGTTCTGGGGCGAGGCCGCTGACCGGGAGAGCATCGGCACCCCGCGGGAGACCGAGAGCATCCGCTTCGTGCGCAACGGCGTCGCCCAGGGCGCCAAGTTCGTCATGTCCCCCTCCGACCATGCCTACCTGGACATGAAGTACGACGTCTCCACCCCCTACGGTGTGAGCTGGTCCGGATACGTGCCGGTGCAGAAGTCCTACGAGTGGGACCCGGCGACGAGCACCGCCAAGCCCGACGGCACCGGCTCCATCGTCCCGGCCCGGCAGATCGCCGGCGTCGAGGCCGCCCTGTGGGCCGACCGCGCCTACGAGGGAAGCGACGCCCTGCCGACCCCGAGCACTCGCTGGCCCGAGCCCCACGCATACGCCGACTACATGAGCTACCCCCGCCTCCCCGCCCTCGCCGAGGTCGGATGGACACCCCAGTCGGCCCGTGACTGGAAGGACTTTCGCCAGCGCCTGGCCCAGCACGGAACGCGCTGGTCCGCGGCAGGGATCGGCTACCACGCCGCGCCCGGCATCCCCTGGCCCGGCACCGTGAAGGTCGTGGAGGGCGCGCACAGCGTCGAAACCGGCGGCAAGGCACTGGACAACCCGGGCGGCTCCACGTCCGACGGCACCGGACTGGTCCTGTGGGCGCCGAACCGCGGCAGCAGCCAGACCTGGACGTTCACCCGGCAGTCCGACGGCTCCTAC
Coding sequences within:
- a CDS encoding family 20 glycosylhydrolase; the protein is MRWLRRRGRHLAVLATALLTLPLPTAASQAATTSPTPHPAPYALVPRPVSQQAVQGQGFTLTHRTPIAVLSKSPAALGVGTYVSKMLAPATGYTLPVVRDTQARKNAVVLDPNGPKSLGAEGYTLSSGKHGVVVRAHGAEGLFRGVQTLRQLLPAEVESHNRQPRPWTVSPVQITDSPRYGYRGVMLDVARRFYPVEQVKRYIDQAAAYKINTLHLHLTDDQGWRIAIDAIPNLTKVGASTQSGFTGGTNWYYSAADYKEIVAHATSRFMTVVPEIDGPGHTQAALASVPELNCDDKAKPPYSGFDVGISLYCLEDKEHTATTSRFLRTVIKAVARLTPGPYIHLGGDETPQATQEQYGAYVKAATEATTGRGKTVMGWHQLGQAEVPSGSIMQFWGEAADRESIGTPRETESIRFVRNGVAQGAKFVMSPSDHAYLDMKYDVSTPYGVSWSGYVPVQKSYEWDPATSTAKPDGTGSIVPARQIAGVEAALWADRAYEGSDALPTPSTRWPEPHAYADYMSYPRLPALAEVGWTPQSARDWKDFRQRLAQHGTRWSAAGIGYHAAPGIPWPGTVKVVEGAHSVETGGKALDNPGGSTSDGTGLVLWAPNRGSSQTWTFTRQSDGSYTMTNKTSGKCAEVTGGPGAVVVQRTCGNQADQRWKVIPLDDGEHTITSASSGLLLTAAAASNGATVTQQESSGSALQRWTID